The following is a genomic window from Streptomyces sp. NBC_01381.
CGCCGCGCGCCGCCCCGCCGGTGACGAAGGTCTGGTCGTCTGCGACAACCTCGTACGCGTCTATCGCACCGACGCGGTGGAGGTGCAGGCGCTCCAGGGGCTCGACCTGGTGGTCCGGGAAGGGGAGTGCGTGGCCCTCGTGGGCGCGTCGGGCTCCGGCAAGTCCACCCTTCTGTCGATCCTCTCGGGGCTCGATCTGCCGACCGCGGGACGGGCGAGCGTCGCCGGCCACGACCTGCTCGCCATGGGCCGCCGCGAACGCCTCGGCTATCGCAGGAAGACCGTCGGCTTCGTCTGGCAGCAGACCGGGCGCAACCTCCTCCCGTACCTCACCGCCCTGGAGAACGTCGCGCTGCCGATGAAGTACGCGCGCGTGCCCCGTCGCGAGCGGACGGCGCGGGCCGCCGAACTGCTCGGCGTGCTCGGCGTCGCGCACTGCCGCGACCGGCGCCCCGCCGAGCTGTCCGG
Proteins encoded in this region:
- a CDS encoding ABC transporter ATP-binding protein, whose amino-acid sequence is MTELADLEARATAARRPAGDEGLVVCDNLVRVYRTDAVEVQALQGLDLVVREGECVALVGASGSGKSTLLSILSGLDLPTAGRASVAGHDLLAMGRRERLGYRRKTVGFVWQQTGRNLLPYLTALENVALPMKYARVPRRERTARAAELLGVLGVAHCRDRRPAELSGGEQQRIAVAVATANAPRVLLADEPTGELDTAGGEEVFAALRRANEELGATVLVVTHDPLVSGQVRRTVRIRDGRTSTETLREQGGAGEEFTVLDRAGRLQLPREYVERYGLQGRVRLTEETDHIGVWGDFTP